A window of the Trichoplusia ni isolate ovarian cell line Hi5 chromosome 4, tn1, whole genome shotgun sequence genome harbors these coding sequences:
- the LOC113492680 gene encoding multidrug resistance-associated protein 4-like, translating into MESETKNTQNGTTIRSAPETPKKRHKPNIFSKIFLWWICPVLVTGNKRDVEEEDLITPTKAYDSEKQGDYFEKYWFEEVERALRENREPSLWSAMWRGYWLQFMPSAVLILIITTARTAQPLMFSQLLSYWSVDSTMSRYDAGFYAFAMLGLNFLALMCHHHNSLFVVRFGMKVKIACSSLLYRKLLRLSQVSVGEVAGGKLVNLLSNDIARFDYAFMFLHYLWIVPFQAAVVLYFLYDAAGYAPFVGLFSVVILILPLQAALTKLTAVIRRSTAKRTDKRIKLMSEIINGIQVIKMYAWEKPFQLVVKLARAYEMTALKKSIFVRSMFLGFMLFTERSIMFITVLTLALSGTMISATIIYPIQQFFNIIQLNVTLILPLAIASFSEMIVSCERIQSFLILDERSDMQVTPKVVGKNRLFNSKNQLEPGDVMPKKYLASDMSVSKQEETAQCDYPIVINRVNASWTGSDKPKEMTLKNISMRVRKGKLCAVIGPVGSGKTSLLQLLLRELPLTDGTLNIKGKMSYACQESWLFPGTVRENIIFGLPYDVQKYKEVCKASSLLPDFKQFPYGDLSLVGERGVSLSGGQRARINLARAIYREADIYLLDDPLSAVDANVGRQLFDGCIKGYLGGRTCVLVTHQIHYLKAADYIVVLNDGSIENMGTYEELAKSGTEFSLLLSDQAGNSDVGDAKTKRPSMLRGISRISIKSQEDQDEEEKAQVLEAEERGTGSLKFEVIWAYIKAVQSWTIVVLALISLLITQGAATTADYWLSFWTNQVDEYEQSLEVGQLPDTSLGAEIGLLTTAQYLIVLGSVILGIIIVSHLRIFVFMVMTMRASQNLHNIIYEQLIVAVMRFFDTNPSGRVLNRFSKDMGAMDELLPRSILETIQMYLSLASVLILNAIALPWTLIPTAVLLVVFVSFLRWYINAAQAVKRLEGTTKSPVFGMISSTISGLSTIRSSDSQTRLLRTFDSAQDLHTSAFYTFMGGSTAFGLYLDAMCLVYLGVILAIFLLGDFSDIIPVGSVGLAVSQSMVLTMMLQMAARFTADFLGQMTAVERVLDYTKLPSEEYMESGPTTPPNDWPKVGQVAFNNVYLNYSPDDPPVLKNLNFVINSGWKVGVVGRTGAGKSSLISALFRLSNITGKITIDGLDTEGIAKKVLRSKISIIPQEPVLFSATLRYNLDPFDDYSDEDIWRALEQVELKDGIQSLEFKVTEGGSNFSMGQRQLICLARAVLRSNKILIMDEATANVDPQTDALIQKTIRQEFATCTVLTIAHRLNTIMDSDRVLVMDKGEAVEFDHPHILLSDPNSVFSSMVRETGENMAKILFDVAKNKYDSDNKTA; encoded by the exons ATGGAAAGTGAaactaaaaatactcaaaatggAACCACTATAAGGTCCGCTCCAGAAACACCTAAAAAGAGACACAAACcgaatattttttcgaaaatatttctcTGGTGGATATGTCCGGTGCTCGTTACCGGTAACAAAAGAGACGTAGAAGAAGAAGATTTGATAACTCCTACTAAAGCATACGATTCAGAAAAACAAGGGGACTATTTTGAAAA ATATTGGTTTGAGGAAGTGGAACGAGCGTTAAGAGAGAACAGAGAACCGTCGTTATGGTCGGCCATGTGGAGGGGGTACTGGCTACAGTTCATGCCCTCGGCGGTTTTGATCCTGATAATCACCACAGCCAG GACTGCCCAGCCGCTGATGTTTTCTCAGCTGCTTTCATACTGGTCGGTGGACAGTACGATGTCCAGGTATGACGCCGGCTTCTACGCGTTCGCCATGTTGGGCCTCAACTTTCTCGCGTTGATGTGCCATCACCACAATTCACTTTTTGTAGTACGATTCGGTATGAAAGTTAAAATTGCATGCTCATCACTTCTGTATAGAAAG TTGCTTCGGCTGAGTCAAGTGTCAGTGGGAGAAGTGGCGGGTGGTAAACTGGTGAACTTGCTGTCGAACGACATCGCGAGGTTCGACTACGCCTTCATGTTCCTGCACTACTTGTGGATCGTCCCATTCCAAGCCGCAGTTGTGCTCTACTTCTTGTATGATGCAGCAGGATATGCTCCTTTTGTTGGACTCTTCAGCGTTGTGATACTTATTTTGCCACTTCAAG CTGCCCTGACCAAGCTTACTGCTGTGATCAGAAGAAGTACTGCTAAAAGGACTGATAAAAGAATCAAATTGATGAGTGAAATTATTAATGGTATTCAG gTCATCAAAATGTACGCCTGGGAAAAACCCTTCCAGTTAGTCGTGAAGTTAGCTCGAGCCTATGAAATGACTGCCCTCAAGAAATCCATCTTCGTGAGAAGCATGTTTCTTGGGTTTATGTTGTTTACTGAAAGAAGTATCATGTTCATCACAGTATTGACTCTCGCGCTCAGCGGTACCATGATCTCAGCTACAAtt ATCTACCCAATAcaacaatttttcaatattatccAATTGAATGTGACATTAATCTTGCCGCTTGCAATTGCCAGCTTTTCTGAGATGATTGTCTCCTGCGAGCGTATTCAAAGTTTCCTTATCCTGG ATGAGCGGTCAGACATGCAGGTGACTCCAAAAGTAGTAGGCAAAAACAGATTGTTTAACTCCAAAAACCAGTTAGAACCGGGTGACGTGATGCCTAAGAAATATTTGGCTAGCGATATGTCAGTTTCAAAACAAGAGGAAACAGCTCAATGTGATTATCCCATAGTGATAAATAGAGTTAATGCCTCCTGGACTGGCAGTGACAAACCGAAAGAAATGACTCTCAAAAATATAAGCATGCGTGTTCGGAAGGGCAAGTTGTGTGCTGTTATTGGACCTGTAGGTTCCGGAAAG ACTTCTCTACTCCAATTGCTGTTGAGAGAGTTACCATTGACAGACGGTACCCTGAACATTAAGGGGAAGATGTCTTACGCTTGCCAAGAGTCTTGGCTGTTCCCGGGTACAGTTagagaaaacattatttttggacTCCCTTATGATgtgcaaaaatataaagag gtcTGCAAAGCGTCCTCATTGCTGCCAGATTTTAAACAGTTCCCGTATGGCGATTTATCTCTAGTGGGAGAGCGAGGAGTGTCTTTGTCTGGTGGGCAGAGAGCTAGGATCAACTTAGCTAGAGCGATATATCGAGag gcTGATATTTACCTGCTGGACGACCCTCTGTCGGCAGTCGACGCTAATGTGGGCAGACAGCTGTTCGACGGATGCATCAAGGGCTACTTGGGCGGGCGCACCTGTGTGCTCGTCACTCATCAGATCCATTACCTCAAAGCTGCTGATTACATCGtagttttaaatgat GGCTCCATTGAGAACATGGGCACTTACGAAGAGCTTGCTAAGTCTGGAACCGAATTCTCTCTCTTGTTGTCCGATCAAGCCGGCAATAGCGACGTCGGTGATGCGAAAACT aaAAGACCATCAATGCTCCGAGGTATATCTAGGATCTCAATAAAGAGTCAAGAAGATCAGGACGAAGAAGAAAAGGCTCAAGTTTTGGAAGCAGAAGAGCGAGGAACGGGCAGTCTGAAGTTTGAGGTCATTTGGGCGTACATAAAGGCAGTCCAATCATGGACCATTGTGGTCCTTGCGTTGATTTCTCTGCTCATCACGCAGGGAGCGGCCACCACAGCGGACTACTGGCTTAGTTTCTG GACAAATCAAGTAGACGAATACGAACAATCATTAGAAGTCGGACAACTCCCTG atacCAGTTTAGGCGCTGAAATTGGACTACTTACAACAGCCCAGTATCTGATCGTTCTTGGCAGCGTAATATTGGGAATCATAATTGTTTCACATCTCAGAATTTTCGTTTTTATGGTTATGACTATGCGAGCTTCCCAAAAtcttcataacattatttatgagCAACTGATTGTAGCAGTGATGCGATTTTTCGACACTAATCCTTCAG GACGTGTCTTAAACAGATTCTCCAAAGACATGGGAGCAATGGATGAACTTCTACCGAGAAGTATTCTGGAAACTATTCAAATGTACCTCTCTCTCGCGAGCGTGTTGATATTGAACGCCATAGCTCTGCCGTGGACGCTGATACCCACCGCAGTACTATTGGTTGTATTCGTGTCATTCTTGCGGTGGTACATCAATGCTGCGCAGGCAGTGAAACGATTGGAGGGAACAA CTAAGAGTCCGGTGTTTGGAATGATAAGTTCTACAATTTCGGGGCTATCAACAATCAGAAGTTCAGATTCACAAACTAGACTGCTCAGGACTTTTGACAGTGCTCAG gaTCTTCACACCAGCGCCTTTTATACATTTATGGGCGGTTCAACAGCATTTGGATTGTACCTAGATGCTATGTGCTTAGTTTATCTCGGAGTTATTTTGGCAATCTTCCTTTTAGGAGATTTCA GTGATATTATTCCGGTCGGTAGCGTAGGTTTGGCGGTCAGTCAATCCATGGTGTTAACAATGATGTTACAAATGGCTGCCCGATTCACAGCTGACTTCCTCGGTCAGATGACAGCAGTCGAGAGAGTCCTTGACTATACTAAGTTACCATCAGAAGAATATATGGAGAGTGGAC caACCACGCCTCCAAATGATTGGCCCAAAGTAGGGCAAGTGGCGTTCAATAACGTATACTTGAACTATTCACCTGATGACCCGCCTGTACTCAAGAATTTAAATTTCGTAATCAACAGCGGTTGGAAG GTTGGTGTAGTCGGAAGAACTGGCGCTGGAAAATCATCTCTCATATCGGCTCTGTTCCGACTTTCGAATATAACCGGTAAAATCACAATCGATGGACTCGATACAGAGGGAATAGCTAAAAAG GTTTTGAgatcaaaaatatcaataattccACAAGAGCCAGTCCTGTTCTCAGCCACGCTGCGATACAATTTGGATCCGTTTGACGACTACAGTGACGAAGATATTTGGAGAGCACTAGAACAG GTGGAGCTGAAGGATGGAATACAATCTCTCGAATTTAAAGTAACGGAGGGCGGGAGTAACTTCTCGATGGGACAAAGACAGCTTATATGCTTAGCTCGAGCCGTGCTGCGATCGAATAAAATACTTATCATGGACGAAGCCACCGCCAATGTCGATCCTCA gACCGACGCTTTGATCCAAAAGACTATTCGTCAGGAGTTCGCCACCTGCACAGTGCTCACCATTGCTCACCGACTGAACACCATCATGGATTCTGATCGAGTGCTTGTCATGGACAAGGGTGAAGCGGTAGAGTTCGACCACCCCCACATCCTGCTCTCTGACCCCAACAGCGTCTTCAGCTCCATGGTCAGAGAAACCGGAGAAAACATGGCCAAGATTCTGTTTGATGTCGCTAAGAACAAATATGACAGCGACAACAAAACTGCCTAA
- the LOC113492681 gene encoding multidrug resistance-associated protein 4-like — translation MESEKNTQNGTDELPASQTTRKRNKPNFISTLFIWWMCPVFINGNKRDVEEEDLIVPSKRYDSQRQGDYLESYWFEEVERALRQKRDPSLWSALWRAYWMQFMPAAIYVIIITVARTTQPLVFAQLLSYWSVERPLSRYDAGFYAFAMLGLNFIALMCQHHNSLFVFRFGMKVKVACSSLLFRKLLRLSQVSVGEVAGGKLVNLLSNDIARFDYAFMFLHYLWIVPIQAAVVLYFLYEVAGYAPFVGLFGVVLFILPLQAALTKLTAVIRRSTAVRTDKRIKLMNEVINGIQVIKMYAWEKPFQRVVKVARAYEMNALKKSMFVRSMFIGFMLFTEKSIMFFTILTLALTDTMISATIIYPIQQFFSIIQMNVTLILPVAIASFTEMLVSCERIQSFLILDERSDMQITPKIVGANTNLVNSKKRNSEPGDVLPKKYVPADLSVSKADETVQSDYPIEINRVSASWTNSDKPEEMTLKNISMRVRKGKLCAVIGPVGSGKTSLLQLLLKELPLTDGTLNVRGKVAYACQESWLFPGTVRENILFGLPYDVQKYKEVCKASSLLPDFKQFPYGDLSLVGERGVSLSGGQRARINLARAIYREADIYLLDDPLSAVDANVGRQLFDGCIKGYLGGRTCVLVTHQIHYLKAADYIVVLNNGSIENMGSYEELAKSGTEFSLLLSDQAGNGETSDAKSRPSMLRGISKMSVKSQDDDDEEKAQVLEAEERGTGSLKFEVIKAYLNSVQSWTVVILTLLAVLFTQASATTADYWLSFWTNQVDEYEQSLESGQLPDTSLDAQIGLLTTAQYLIIFGSVILGIIIISHLRILSFVIMSMRASKNLHNTIYERLIIAVMRFFDTNPSGRVLNRFSKDMGAIDEFLPRSFLETIQMYLSLASILTLNAIALPWTLIPTFVLLVIFVFLLRWYLNAAQAVKRLEGTTKSPVFGMVSSTISGLSTIRSANSQTRLLRTFDGAQDLHTSAFYTFTGGSSAFGMYLDGLCLAYLGIILAIFLLGDFLDFIPVGSVGLAVSQSMVLTMMLQMAARTTADFLGQMTAVERVLDYTKLPTEKNMDTGPTTPPNDWPKLGQVAFSNVYLNYSVEDPPVLKDLNFVINSGWKVGVVGRTGAGKSSLISALFRLSNITGQITIDGLDTEGIAKKVLRSKISIIPQEPVLFSATLRYNLDPFDDYSDEDIWRALEQVELKDGIQSLEFKVTEGGSNFSMGQRQLICLARAVLRSNKILIMDEATANVDPQTDALIQKTIRREFATCTVLTIAHRLNTIMDSDRVLVMDKGEAVEFDHPHILLSDPNSVFSSMVRETGENMAKILFDVAKNKYDSDNKTA, via the exons TTATTGGTTTGAAGAAGTGGAACGAGCATTAAGACAGAAAAGAGATCCGTCCTTATGGTCAGCACTTTGGAGGGCCTACTGGATGCAGTTCATGCCAGCTGCGATTTACGTCATTATTATCACCGTCGCCAG gaCCACTCAGCCGCTTGTATTTGCGCAGTTGTTGTCGTATTGGTCAGTGGAGAGACCGTTGTCCAGATATGATGCAGGTTTCTACGCATTCGCCATGTTGGGCCTCAACTTTATTGCGTTGATGTGCCAGCATCACAACTCCCTCTTCGTGTTTCGGTTCGGTATGAAAGTAAAAGTTGCGTGCTCATCACTTTTGTTTAGAAAG TTGCTCCGGCTGAGTCAAGTGTCAGTGGGGGAAGTGGCGGGTGGTAAACTGGTGAATTTGCTGTCGAACGATATCGCGAGGTTCGACTATGCCTTCATGTTCTTGCACTACTTGTGGATCGTCCCGATCCAAGCCGCTGTTGTGCTCTACTTCTTGTATGAAGTAGCTGGGTACGCTCCCTTCGTCGGACTGTTCGGCGTTGTGTTATTCATCTTGCCACTTCAAG CTGCCCTGACCAAGCTCACTGCTGTGATCAGAAGAAGTACTGCTGTAAGGACcgataaaagaattaaattgatGAATGAAGTTATCAATGGTATtcag GTCATCAAAATGTACGCTTGGGAAAAGCCCTTCCAGCGGGTTGTTAAAGTAGCGCGAGCCTACGAAATGAATGCCCTTAAGAAATCCATGTTCGTGAGGAGCATGTTCATCGGATTCATGTTGTTCACCGAAAAAAGTATTATGTTCTTCACCATATTGACGCTCGCTCTCACGGACACCATGATCTCAGCTACGATT ATCTACCCTATACAACAATTTTTCAGTATTATTCAAATGAATGTTACTTTGATATTGCCAGTTGCAATTGCGAGCTTTACTGAGATGCTTGTGTCCTGCGAGCGTATTCAAAGTTTTCTTATATTGG ATGAACGGTCAGACATGCAAATTACACCGAAAATAGTAGGAGCCAACACAAATTTGGTAAACTCTAAGAAACGAAACTCAGAACCAGGCGACGTATTGCCAAAGAAATATGTTCCTGCTGATCTATCGGTTTCAAAGGCTGACGAAACAGTTCAATCAGATTATCCCATAGAAATAAACAGAGTTAGCGCGTCTTGGACCAACAGTGATAAACCGGAAGAAATGACTCTCAAAAATATAAGCATGCGTGTTCGGAAGGGCAAATTGTGTGCTGTTATTGGTCCTGTAGGTTCTggaaaa ACGTCTCTACTCCAACTGCTTTTGAAGGAGTTACCGTTGACGGATGGTACCCTGAACGTTAGAGGGAAAGTGGCTTACGCTTGTCAGGAATCATGGCTGTTCCCGGGCACAGTTCGAGAAAATATCTTGTTTGGACTCCCTTACGATgtgcaaaaatataaagag gtCTGCAAAGCGTCCTCGTTGCTGCCAGATTTTAAACAGTTCCCGTATGGCGACTTATCTCTAGTGGGAGAGCGAGGAGTGTCTTTGTCTGGTGGGCAGAGAGCTAGGATCAACTTAGCTAGAGCGATATATCGAGAG GCTGATATTTACCTGCTGGACGACCCTTTGTCGGCAGTCGATGCTAATGTGGGCAGACAGCTCTTCGACGGATGCATCAAGGGCTACTTGGGCGGGCGCACCTGTGTGCTCGTCACTCATCAGATCCATTACCTCAAAGCCGCTGACTACATAGTTGTCCTTAATAAT GGGTCCATCGAGAATATGGGCAGTTACGAAGAGCTCGCGAAATCTGGAACTGAATTCTCTCTCTTGTTGTCTGATCAAGCCGGCAATGGAGAGACTAGCGATGCCAAATCT AGACCATCAATGCTCCGAGGTATATCAAAAATGTCAGTTAAGAGCCAAGATGACGATGACGAGGAAAAGGCTCAAGTGCTAGAAGCAGAAGAGAGAGGAACAGGCAGTCTGAAGTTTGAGGTCATTAAGGCTTACTTGAATTCGGTTCAGTCATGGACTGTTGTCATCCTTACGTTGTTGGCGGTACTATTTACACAGGCATCGGCTACTACGGCTGATTACTGGCTTAGTTTTTG GACAAATCAAGTAGACGAATACGAACAATCATTAGAAAGCGGACAACTCCCTG ACACGAGTTTGGACGCTCAAATCGGACTACTGACAACTGCTCAGTATCTGATCATATTTGGCAGTGTGATATTGGGAATCATAATTATTTCTCATCTCAGAATTCTCTCTTTCGTCATTATGAGTATGCGAGCTTCGAAAAATCTTCATAACACTATTTACGAGCGATTGATAATAGCTGTGATGAGATTTTTTGACACTAATCCTTCAG GACGTGTATTAAACAGATTCTCCAAAGACATGGGTGCGATCGACGAATTTTTGCCGAGAAGTTTTCTGGAAACCATTCAGATGTACCTCTCTCTTGCGAGTATCTTGACATTAAACGCAATAGCGCTGCCTTGGACACTGATACCCACCTTTGTGTTATTAGTTATTTTCGTATTTCTGCTGCGATGGTACTTAAATGCTGCGCAGGCAGTGAAACGATTGGAGGGCACAA CTAAAAGTCCTGTATTCGGAATGGTAAGTTCAACAATTTCGGGACTTTCGACAATCAGGAGTGCCAATTCGCAAACTAGACTTCTCAGAACTTTCGACGGGGCTCAG GACCTGCACACCAGCGCTTTCTATACATTTACGGGCGGTTCATCAGCTTTTGGAATGTACTTAGATGGTCTTTGCTTAGCGTATCTTGGAATCATCTTGGCAATTTTCCTGTTGGGCGATTTCC TTGACTTTATTCCGGTGGGCAGTGTGGGATTAGCCGTAAGCCAGTCTATGGTTTTGACAATGATGTTGCAAATGGCTGCACGTACAACAGCTGACTTCCTCGGTCAGATGACAGCAGTTGAGAGAGTTCTCGACTACACAAAGTTACCGACAGAGAAAAATATGGATACAGGAC CAACCACGCCTCCCAATGATTGGCCTAAGTTAGGGCAAGTGGCATTCAGTAACGTTTACTTAAACTATTCGGTAGAGGATCCACCAGTACTGAaggatttaaattttgttatcaaCAGCGGATGGAAG gTTGGTGTAGTCGGAAGAACTGGCGCTGGAAAATCTTCGCTAATATCGGCTCTGTTCCGACTTTCGAATATAACCGGTCAAATCACAATCGATGGTCTCGATACAGAGGGAATAGCTAAAAAg GTTTTGAgatcaaaaatatcaataattccACAAGAGCCAGTCCTGTTCTCAGCCACGCTGCGATACAATTTGGATCCGTTTGACGACTACAGTGATGAAGATATTTGGAGAGCATTAGAACAG GTGGAGTTGAAAGACGGAATACAGTCACTCGAATTTAAAGTAACGGAGGGCGGCAGTAACTTCTCGATGGGACAACGACAGCTTATATGCTTGGCTCGAGCCGTGCTGCGATCGAATAAAATACTTATCATGGACGAAGCCACCGCCAACGTCGATCCACA gACCGACGCTTTGATCCAAAAGACGATTCGTCGGGAGTTTGCCACCTGCACAGTGCTCACCATTGCTCACCGACTGAACACCATCATGGATTCTGATCGAGTGCTTGTCATGGACAAGGGTGAAGCGGTAGAGTTCGACCACCCCCACATCCTGCTCTCTGACCCCAACAGCGTCTTCAGCTCCATGGTCAGAGAAACTGGAGAAAACATGGCCAAGATTCTGTTTGATGTCGCTAAGAACAAATATGACAGCGACAACAAAACTGCCTGA